From Vibrio aerogenes, a single genomic window includes:
- a CDS encoding SanA/YdcF family protein, translated as MGTEKPTYIKTKATVASFLSGYSWSRMAKMVSMTLIIIGMLTLLIDRWVSWQTQDHIVTDSENLPPFKVAVVLGTSKYLGKTLNDYYTHRINAAIRLYREGKIHQFLLSGDNAHRSYNEPWTMKRDLLKAGIPEQKIALDYAGFRTLDSIVRTRKIFDTNHFLIITQQFHCERALFIAKHRDIDATCFAVPGLTHGSGIKIRLREAFARVKAVLDLFILNAKPKFLGPKEPIIVDENPVQPPLPVTTDTQEEK; from the coding sequence ATGGGCACAGAAAAACCGACATATATAAAAACTAAAGCCACAGTGGCCAGCTTTCTTTCTGGCTACTCCTGGTCACGTATGGCTAAAATGGTGAGCATGACCCTGATAATCATCGGGATGCTGACACTACTTATTGATCGCTGGGTCAGCTGGCAAACTCAGGATCATATTGTCACAGACTCTGAAAACCTTCCTCCGTTTAAAGTCGCCGTCGTACTTGGAACCAGTAAGTATCTTGGCAAAACATTAAATGATTACTATACCCACCGGATTAATGCTGCAATCCGTCTTTATCGGGAAGGAAAGATTCACCAGTTTTTATTAAGCGGTGATAATGCCCATCGTTCATACAATGAGCCCTGGACAATGAAACGCGATCTGCTGAAAGCCGGTATTCCGGAACAGAAGATCGCGCTGGATTATGCCGGATTCAGAACACTTGATTCCATTGTCCGGACACGAAAAATATTTGATACCAATCACTTTTTAATTATTACACAACAATTTCATTGTGAGAGAGCGCTGTTTATTGCCAAACACCGGGATATTGATGCAACCTGCTTTGCTGTACCGGGTCTGACACATGGCTCCGGGATAAAAATCAGACTGAGAGAAGCTTTTGCCCGGGTCAAAGCAGTGCTGGATTTATTCATTCTTAACGCGAAACCCAAATTCCTTGGTCCGAAAGAACCCATCATTGTCGATGAAAATCCGGTCCAGC
- a CDS encoding DUF3392 domain-containing protein — protein sequence MIQFFNPAGQYIAPYLSEISTAFIACLLVMLGGEINSFLRQALGNQHFIIRTFAFIVLNAFGYGFIIVKLSPDLAQILEHLEKGMMFLLVVASFIGIGLWAQKNRHI from the coding sequence ATGATTCAGTTTTTCAACCCTGCCGGGCAATATATTGCTCCTTATCTCAGTGAAATATCCACAGCATTCATTGCATGTCTGTTGGTGATGCTCGGCGGAGAAATCAATTCTTTTTTACGTCAGGCACTTGGTAATCAACACTTCATTATCCGTACCTTTGCATTTATCGTCCTTAATGCATTTGGCTACGGATTCATCATTGTAAAACTAAGCCCTGACCTCGCACAGATACTCGAACACCTCGAAAAAGGTATGATGTTTTTACTTGTCGTCGCTAGCTTTATTGGCATAGGTTTATGGGCACAGAAAAACCGACATATATAA
- a CDS encoding NAD-dependent malic enzyme yields the protein MNNEKRPLYISYAGSTLLSTPLLNKGAAFTEEERQSFNLGGLLPEATETIEEQAVRAYQQYCNFENDIDKHIYLRGIQDTNETLYYRLVQNHITEMMPIIYTPTVGAACENFSNIYRRGRGLFVSYPNRDKIDDILNNASNHNVKVIVVTDGERILGLGDQGIGGMGIPIGKLSLYTACGGISPAYTLPIVLDVGTNNPQRLADPMYMGWRHPRITGAEYDEFVEEFIQAVLRRWPNTLIQFEDFAQKNAMPLLERYKDRICCFNDDIQGTAAVTVGSLLAACKAAGSKLSQQRVTFLGAGSAGCGIAEAIIAQMVSEGISDKQARSQVYMVDRWGLLQEGMPNLLDFQQRLVQKKTNTKKWKESANGYSLLDVVREAKPTVLIGVSGAPGLFSEEIIREMHQHCPRPIIFPLSNPTSRVEALPSDILAWTNGEALVATGSPFDPVTVNGTTYSIVQCNNSYIFPGIGLGVLATNAKRVTDEMLMESSRALAECSPMALNGTGPLLPPLEEIHIVSKKIALAVAKKAIEQGVAEKITDEALEQSISRNFWQPAYRHYKRVAF from the coding sequence ATGAACAACGAAAAACGCCCTTTATATATTTCATATGCTGGCTCAACACTTCTTAGTACCCCACTATTGAATAAAGGTGCAGCTTTTACTGAAGAAGAAAGACAATCTTTCAACCTTGGCGGACTTCTTCCCGAAGCAACTGAAACAATCGAAGAACAGGCCGTTCGAGCCTATCAACAGTACTGCAACTTTGAAAATGACATAGATAAACACATCTATCTCAGGGGGATACAGGATACAAACGAAACACTGTACTACCGGTTAGTTCAGAACCATATAACAGAGATGATGCCTATCATCTATACCCCGACTGTCGGTGCAGCCTGTGAGAATTTCTCTAACATCTACCGCCGGGGCCGCGGGCTGTTTGTCTCCTATCCGAACCGGGATAAAATTGATGACATTTTAAACAATGCATCAAACCATAATGTCAAAGTGATTGTCGTGACAGATGGTGAACGTATTCTTGGTCTGGGAGATCAAGGCATTGGTGGTATGGGCATTCCAATCGGAAAACTATCCCTGTATACCGCATGTGGCGGCATCAGTCCTGCTTATACCTTACCCATTGTTCTCGATGTCGGTACAAATAACCCTCAACGCCTTGCTGACCCAATGTATATGGGATGGCGTCACCCTCGTATCACAGGGGCAGAATATGATGAATTTGTTGAAGAGTTCATTCAGGCAGTTTTGCGTCGCTGGCCAAATACGCTGATTCAGTTTGAAGATTTCGCACAAAAAAATGCGATGCCACTTCTGGAGCGATACAAAGACCGGATTTGCTGCTTCAATGATGATATTCAGGGAACCGCTGCAGTCACCGTCGGTTCGCTTCTTGCCGCTTGTAAAGCCGCCGGAAGTAAGCTGTCTCAGCAACGTGTAACCTTCCTCGGCGCAGGTTCTGCCGGTTGTGGTATCGCGGAAGCAATTATTGCTCAAATGGTCTCTGAAGGCATTAGTGACAAACAGGCCCGCTCCCAGGTTTATATGGTTGATCGCTGGGGCCTCTTACAGGAAGGTATGCCGAATCTGCTTGATTTCCAACAGCGTTTGGTTCAGAAAAAAACAAACACCAAAAAATGGAAAGAATCTGCTAACGGTTATTCATTACTTGACGTAGTCAGAGAAGCGAAACCAACCGTGCTGATCGGTGTGTCTGGTGCTCCAGGCCTGTTTAGCGAAGAAATTATCCGGGAAATGCATCAGCATTGTCCGCGTCCGATTATTTTCCCGCTATCTAACCCAACCAGCCGTGTTGAAGCATTACCCAGTGATATTCTGGCCTGGACAAATGGTGAAGCGCTTGTGGCAACGGGCAGCCCTTTTGATCCAGTGACTGTGAACGGCACCACTTATTCAATTGTTCAGTGTAACAACAGCTATATCTTCCCTGGCATTGGGTTAGGTGTACTTGCAACCAATGCAAAGCGTGTCACCGATGAAATGTTAATGGAGTCCAGCCGTGCACTGGCAGAATGTTCTCCAATGGCATTGAACGGAACCGGGCCTCTTCTGCCGCCACTTGAAGAAATACATATTGTTTCCAAGAAAATTGCGCTTGCTGTAGCTAAAAAGGCTATTGAACAAGGGGTTGCTGAAAAGATCACTGACGAAGCACTGGAACAATCGATTTCACGTAACTTCTGGCAGCCAGCCTACCGCCATTACAAGCGTGTGGCTTTCTGA
- a CDS encoding phosphoribosylaminoimidazolesuccinocarboxamide synthase: protein MSLADQVLSINDDLPIRTDKPVHSGKVRSVYWLSDSDSRRLIQEKGYDVAPDAPLAIMVISDRISAFDCIWHAEGGIHGVPGKGAALNAISNHWFQLFKENDLAESHILDIPHPFVWIVQKAKPIKIEAICRQYITGSMWRAYEKGEREFCGIHLPEGLEKDKKLPEILMTPSTKGILKGIPGVPEADDVNITRSDIENNYAAFNFSQPQDIELYETLLKQGFQVISQSLEKLGQIFVDTKFEFGYVKNAAGQEKLIYMDEVGTPDSSRIWDEASYRQGNIVENSKEGFRQFLLQYFPDPDILLNKNRMPEREALAKENSLPLQAIMDISDTYIGIAEKITGQSIHLAENPKQEIIDVLASDYGLIA from the coding sequence ATGAGTCTTGCAGATCAGGTTCTTTCCATTAATGATGATCTTCCCATTCGTACAGACAAACCCGTTCACAGCGGTAAAGTCCGTTCCGTATACTGGCTTAGCGATAGTGACAGCCGTCGCCTTATTCAGGAAAAAGGCTATGATGTTGCACCTGACGCTCCTCTGGCAATCATGGTGATCAGTGATCGTATTTCTGCTTTTGACTGTATCTGGCATGCAGAAGGTGGTATTCATGGTGTTCCGGGTAAAGGTGCAGCGTTAAATGCCATATCAAATCATTGGTTTCAGTTGTTTAAAGAAAATGATCTGGCAGAGAGTCATATTCTGGACATTCCTCATCCCTTTGTCTGGATCGTGCAAAAAGCAAAACCGATAAAAATCGAAGCAATTTGCCGGCAATATATTACGGGTTCAATGTGGCGTGCATATGAAAAAGGAGAACGTGAGTTCTGCGGCATCCACCTGCCTGAAGGACTGGAAAAGGACAAAAAACTTCCGGAAATTCTGATGACACCATCAACAAAAGGCATCCTGAAGGGTATTCCGGGTGTTCCCGAAGCAGATGACGTCAATATTACCCGCAGTGACATTGAAAACAACTATGCCGCATTCAATTTTAGTCAACCTCAGGATATTGAACTATATGAAACTTTGCTAAAGCAAGGCTTCCAGGTCATCAGCCAGTCGCTGGAAAAACTTGGACAAATTTTTGTTGATACCAAATTTGAGTTTGGGTATGTCAAAAATGCTGCCGGTCAGGAAAAGCTCATCTATATGGATGAAGTCGGTACGCCTGATTCATCGAGAATCTGGGACGAGGCCAGCTATCGCCAAGGCAACATCGTTGAAAATTCAAAAGAAGGTTTCCGCCAGTTTTTACTTCAGTATTTTCCGGATCCAGATATCCTCCTGAATAAAAACCGGATGCCGGAACGGGAAGCATTAGCAAAAGAAAATTCACTGCCACTTCAGGCGATCATGGATATTTCTGATACATACATTGGCATTGCAGAAAAAATCACCGGGCAGTCCATTCATTTAGCAGAAAATCCGAAACAGGAAATTATCGATGTGCTTGCTTCTGATTATGGGCTAATCGCTTAA
- a CDS encoding lipocalin family protein, translating to MKHFFWWVICLLCGCTGMPDSVNPVQGFDLNRYLGTWYEIARLDHSFEKGLEKVTATYRLRDDGGVSVLNKGYSPEKNVWNEAEGRAYFVQSADIGYLKVSFFGPFFGSYIVFGLDHEQYQYAFVSGPDLSYLWLLSRTPHISPEVKQAFVKKSQQLGFDTSKLIWVQQ from the coding sequence ATGAAGCATTTTTTTTGGTGGGTCATATGTTTGTTATGCGGATGTACCGGGATGCCTGATTCGGTGAATCCGGTTCAGGGCTTTGATTTAAATCGCTATTTGGGGACATGGTACGAGATTGCCCGCCTGGATCATTCATTTGAAAAGGGACTCGAAAAAGTGACGGCCACTTACCGGCTGAGAGATGACGGGGGCGTTTCTGTTCTGAATAAAGGTTATTCACCCGAAAAGAATGTTTGGAATGAAGCCGAAGGACGAGCGTATTTTGTTCAATCTGCCGATATCGGATATCTCAAGGTTTCATTTTTCGGACCATTTTTCGGGTCATATATTGTCTTCGGACTGGATCATGAACAATATCAGTACGCATTTGTTTCAGGTCCCGATTTATCATATTTATGGTTGCTATCCCGTACGCCACATATATCACCGGAGGTCAAACAGGCATTTGTTAAAAAGTCTCAGCAGCTTGGGTTTGATACCTCAAAGCTGATATGGGTTCAGCAGTGA
- a CDS encoding tetratricopeptide repeat protein, translated as MKFTTTFSLLILTFSVGASDFETLKSLAIGRDSQAQYQLGQMYQRGEGVEQDEAQAFYWIEQAAENGNTQAQAEVAEAYLTGKGTPQDNEQAIYWLTLLATNGHLSAQIRLGQLFEHQSAGLPAQSQALIWYRVAATKDPKAEQLYSQLLEKKFNQQRARQISQIKLLDNLLVQSENPPAREKLPPAVSAKESSGALVGSSLIWGSFLALFLLIVAILRQLLLKKQKIYQKNTSVQTQKLSEQQQTIKKQKQQLAALFQEVKKLQHQVQSNKKTATTTTSQKLELACALFGYHPKQIPDMKQIKLRYKQLSKLYHPDLKGSDDEMKRLNQSLKIILAHVKQ; from the coding sequence TTGAAATTCACCACGACCTTCTCCTTATTGATTCTGACATTTTCTGTCGGTGCTTCTGATTTCGAGACGCTGAAAAGTCTTGCGATCGGACGGGATAGCCAGGCTCAGTATCAACTGGGACAAATGTATCAGCGCGGCGAAGGTGTCGAACAGGATGAGGCTCAGGCTTTTTACTGGATTGAACAGGCCGCAGAAAATGGCAATACCCAGGCACAGGCAGAGGTTGCCGAAGCTTATCTGACGGGAAAAGGTACCCCACAGGATAATGAGCAAGCGATTTACTGGCTTACTCTGCTCGCAACCAATGGTCATCTATCGGCACAAATCCGGCTGGGGCAGTTATTTGAGCATCAGTCTGCCGGATTACCGGCACAATCTCAGGCCCTGATCTGGTATCGGGTCGCAGCGACAAAAGATCCCAAGGCTGAACAACTTTACAGCCAGCTTTTAGAGAAGAAATTCAATCAGCAACGTGCCAGACAGATATCTCAAATTAAATTGTTAGACAATTTACTGGTTCAGTCAGAAAATCCACCTGCACGAGAAAAACTTCCCCCCGCTGTATCTGCAAAAGAAAGTTCTGGCGCATTGGTGGGTAGCAGCCTGATTTGGGGGAGCTTTCTTGCGCTGTTCCTGCTTATTGTTGCCATCCTGAGACAGCTTTTGCTGAAGAAACAGAAGATCTATCAAAAAAACACCAGTGTTCAGACTCAAAAACTCTCGGAACAACAACAAACGATTAAAAAACAGAAACAACAGCTCGCCGCCCTATTTCAGGAAGTCAAAAAACTTCAGCACCAGGTACAATCCAATAAAAAAACCGCTACCACCACGACATCTCAGAAACTTGAACTCGCCTGTGCCTTATTCGGCTATCACCCAAAACAGATTCCGGATATGAAACAAATTAAGCTGCGTTATAAACAGCTTAGCAAACTATATCATCCTGATTTAAAAGGCAGTGATGATGAAATGAAACGACTCAATCAATCTTTAAAAATTATTCTGGCTCACGTAAAACAATGA
- a CDS encoding OmpA family protein: MKKVTTAFLIAALLTGCQATQRQNATTGEMETNSATKGAIIGAISGVVAGLATGDNATERRQHALIGAFGGAAVGGGIGYYFDQQEAALRQSLLNSGVQVQRVGENELRLIMKNGIGFNTNSYQLNYSIHNTLNGVAKILVEYPETSLVIEGHTDSTGSDRTNQVLSEKRAESVRQYLVSRGVAAGRAISRGLGERHPICSNLNKQGRQCNRRVEIKILPLK; the protein is encoded by the coding sequence TTGAAAAAGGTAACGACTGCTTTTCTGATTGCTGCTCTGTTGACAGGATGTCAGGCGACACAAAGACAAAATGCGACAACAGGTGAAATGGAAACCAATTCAGCGACTAAAGGGGCTATTATCGGAGCTATCTCAGGCGTAGTTGCCGGATTAGCAACCGGGGATAACGCAACAGAGCGCAGGCAACATGCACTTATCGGTGCTTTCGGTGGTGCTGCTGTTGGTGGCGGTATTGGCTATTACTTTGACCAGCAGGAAGCGGCATTGAGACAATCTTTGCTCAATTCAGGCGTACAGGTTCAGCGGGTCGGAGAAAATGAATTACGCTTGATTATGAAAAATGGTATCGGATTTAATACGAACTCATATCAACTGAATTACAGTATTCATAATACATTGAATGGCGTGGCTAAAATTTTAGTTGAATACCCTGAGACCAGCTTAGTCATTGAAGGTCATACCGATAGTACCGGCAGTGACAGAACCAATCAGGTGCTGTCAGAAAAGCGTGCAGAATCTGTCCGCCAGTATCTGGTTTCAAGAGGTGTCGCGGCAGGCCGCGCGATTTCACGGGGGCTTGGTGAGCGTCATCCGATTTGTTCAAATCTGAATAAACAGGGAAGACAGTGCAACCGCCGTGTCGAAATTAAAATCCTTCCTCTAAAATAA
- a CDS encoding DUF2786 domain-containing protein — MDKEKALKKIAKCLELGNSANVNEAASAIKMAHRLMLKYGLNTDDIEFIKMGKTQSSHLLPTQINNNILRIIRGINTRFGVEAVLLNHKGLKRVEFIGEADRAIFAAFAFDVIYREMNEQSGQFRNSFAGSGTSNAEVVRRVNSFISGWIEGALEKLPIISPDKDAGNKINNYIDREFKNVDRETFKKQLKEAMKNLTEDYETGLKKGRKISVNRPIDGAQSPKLLK, encoded by the coding sequence ATGGATAAAGAAAAAGCCCTCAAAAAAATTGCAAAGTGTCTGGAGCTTGGTAATTCAGCAAACGTCAACGAAGCCGCCAGTGCCATAAAAATGGCACACCGTCTGATGTTGAAGTATGGTCTGAACACAGATGATATTGAATTTATCAAAATGGGAAAAACCCAGTCATCCCATCTCCTGCCAACTCAAATCAATAACAATATTCTGCGTATTATCCGCGGTATCAATACCCGTTTTGGTGTCGAAGCCGTTCTCCTCAACCATAAAGGTTTAAAACGGGTAGAATTTATCGGTGAAGCTGATCGGGCAATCTTTGCTGCATTTGCCTTTGATGTCATCTACCGTGAAATGAATGAACAATCCGGTCAATTCCGTAACAGTTTCGCGGGTAGCGGCACTTCCAACGCCGAGGTTGTACGCAGAGTCAATTCATTTATTTCCGGTTGGATTGAAGGGGCTCTGGAAAAACTTCCGATCATTTCTCCGGACAAAGATGCCGGCAACAAAATCAATAATTATATTGATCGGGAATTCAAAAATGTTGATCGGGAAACGTTTAAAAAACAACTCAAAGAAGCGATGAAAAATTTGACTGAGGATTATGAAACGGGCCTGAAAAAAGGACGTAAAATTTCTGTCAACCGTCCGATTGATGGTGCACAATCGCCAAAATTATTGAAATAA
- a CDS encoding DUF3334 family protein, which produces MKKNRVITTEDILLKLCQSVSGVLSAATSTQVTYSAMVQKINKTSLKPDFGCFVLFDGGFSGLVVINFTSKAALELYSSYMKNMGMPEDELAVLHTSDEVGDVLGELMNQLVGDFTNKIRKELQTNITQNQPKMLSLNKQVLLSVDTNLDRPQARRVTFSTAKNNIFYLELAMDKTEFIQLEEFEISEDESPDSILESARKELAGPAPESEPDDDASNDLLDELGI; this is translated from the coding sequence ATGAAAAAAAACCGAGTTATCACCACCGAAGATATATTACTGAAACTTTGTCAGTCCGTTTCCGGCGTTCTGAGTGCAGCAACGTCAACGCAGGTCACTTATTCTGCAATGGTACAAAAGATTAACAAGACATCACTCAAACCCGATTTCGGTTGTTTTGTGCTTTTTGACGGCGGCTTCTCAGGTTTGGTCGTTATCAACTTTACCTCGAAAGCCGCGCTTGAGCTCTACAGCAGTTATATGAAAAATATGGGGATGCCCGAGGATGAACTTGCCGTCCTGCATACCTCAGATGAGGTTGGCGATGTGCTTGGAGAACTCATGAACCAGCTGGTAGGTGATTTTACAAACAAAATCCGTAAAGAGTTGCAGACGAATATTACCCAGAATCAACCTAAAATGTTATCCCTGAATAAACAGGTCCTCCTCTCCGTGGATACCAACCTTGATCGTCCACAGGCCCGTCGGGTGACATTTTCCACAGCGAAAAATAATATCTTTTATCTGGAGCTTGCTATGGATAAAACAGAGTTTATCCAGCTAGAAGAATTCGAAATTTCAGAAGATGAAAGCCCGGATTCAATTCTGGAGTCGGCGAGAAAAGAATTAGCAGGTCCGGCGCCTGAAAGTGAACCCGATGATGATGCATCAAACGATTTGCTTGATGAGCTCGGTATATAA
- the ydiJ gene encoding D-2-hydroxyglutarate dehydrogenase YdiJ, producing the protein MLPKLQFQSDIEPVVLDYLKELESQGFTGDIETSYSSRHAVSTDNSVYQQLPQAVVHPKCTEDVVLIGKVSANPAYQSVTFSPRGGGTGTNGQSLTRGIVVDLSRHMNQVLEINSEEGWVRVQAGVIKDQLNDAVRPYGFFFSPELSTSNRATLGGMINTDASGQGSLKYGKTSDHVLSLQAVFADGSLLESDMSAGEPAAGTYAAQAMTVTEAVCRDNRQQILDKFPPLNRFLTGYDIKNALNEDDGSFNITRVLCGAEGSLAFITEAKLNLTPIPAVRVLVNVKYDSFDAALRNAPLMVEADALSVETVDSRVLNLAKEDIVWHSVKSLLTDVPGREMQGINIVEYAGQDSEEISAKVQALTARLDVMMDQSEAGIIGYQVCEDLSGIQRIYNMRKKAVGLLGAAKGHAKPVPFSEDTCVPPENLADFIAEFRALLDSRSLDYGMFGHVDAGVLHVRPALDLCDPNQEILMQEISDEVVKLVAKYGGLMWGEHGKGYRSEYGPEFFGDGLFTELRRIKAAFDPNNKMNPGKICTPLGSDFELVKVSDVKRGYFDRQIDVEVRDSFKQAMECNGNGLCFNYDASSPMCPSMKVTADRRHSPKGRAGLVREWLRQLTEQGIDILDIEHQTLSSALPVKALIDRIRHTWNKKHEYDFSHEVYEAMNGCLACKACASQCPIKVDVPSFRARFLNLYHTRYQRPAKDYLVANIETMLPVMAKMPVIVNGILAQKWTQSLTQSLLGYIDTPLLSVPTLAKRVTKKALIPFSLEGLAEVPAAQKQKYVIIVQDPFTSYYDAGVVDDFISLVVKLGMHPVLLPFKPNGKAQHIKGFLKQFSSTAKSTASFLKAVASLNIPMVGVDPATVLCYRDEYQEMLGDERGDFDVLSVHEWLLPRLSDTDFSEVVADESPWYLFAHCTEKTKLPNSEKEWCEIFEHFGARLKPVSVGCCGMAGTFGHEADKYQMSEDIYALSWRGNLAQLPAERCLITGYSCRSQVKRFEKIQPKHPLQALLSLF; encoded by the coding sequence ATGTTACCAAAACTTCAATTTCAATCAGATATTGAACCAGTGGTTTTAGATTATTTAAAAGAACTTGAATCACAAGGGTTTACCGGAGATATAGAAACGTCTTATTCCAGCCGGCATGCAGTCTCTACTGATAACAGTGTTTATCAGCAGCTCCCTCAGGCCGTAGTTCATCCTAAATGTACTGAGGATGTTGTTCTTATCGGAAAAGTGAGCGCCAACCCGGCTTACCAATCGGTCACTTTTTCTCCCAGAGGAGGAGGAACCGGCACCAATGGACAGTCATTAACCAGAGGAATTGTGGTTGATTTGTCCCGGCATATGAATCAGGTGTTAGAAATTAATTCTGAAGAAGGCTGGGTACGTGTTCAGGCGGGGGTGATTAAAGATCAGCTGAATGATGCGGTCCGTCCGTATGGTTTCTTCTTTTCTCCTGAACTTTCAACCAGTAACCGGGCTACACTTGGCGGAATGATCAACACGGATGCCTCCGGTCAGGGGTCATTGAAGTACGGGAAAACATCCGATCATGTTTTATCACTTCAGGCTGTGTTTGCTGATGGCTCCCTGCTCGAATCGGATATGTCCGCCGGAGAGCCTGCGGCCGGTACTTATGCGGCGCAGGCGATGACGGTGACAGAGGCCGTCTGCCGTGATAACCGTCAGCAAATTTTGGATAAATTCCCGCCATTGAACCGCTTTCTGACGGGTTACGATATCAAGAATGCGCTGAATGAAGATGACGGCTCGTTCAATATAACCCGGGTATTATGTGGTGCGGAAGGCTCTCTGGCTTTTATTACTGAAGCCAAACTCAACCTGACGCCCATACCGGCTGTCCGGGTTTTGGTCAATGTAAAATACGACAGTTTTGATGCGGCACTGCGAAATGCACCTTTGATGGTAGAAGCTGACGCATTATCAGTCGAAACCGTGGATTCCCGGGTGTTGAATCTGGCGAAAGAAGATATTGTCTGGCATAGCGTGAAGTCATTACTGACTGATGTCCCTGGCAGAGAGATGCAGGGAATTAATATTGTTGAATATGCAGGCCAGGACTCAGAAGAAATTAGTGCGAAAGTTCAGGCACTGACCGCCAGACTCGATGTCATGATGGATCAGTCCGAAGCCGGAATTATTGGCTATCAGGTTTGTGAAGATTTATCTGGTATTCAGCGTATTTATAATATGCGAAAAAAAGCAGTTGGATTACTTGGGGCAGCTAAAGGGCATGCAAAACCGGTCCCGTTTTCGGAAGATACCTGCGTTCCTCCGGAAAATCTGGCCGACTTTATTGCTGAATTTCGTGCTTTACTGGATTCCCGGTCTTTGGATTACGGCATGTTTGGACATGTCGATGCGGGGGTGCTGCATGTTCGTCCGGCGCTTGATCTGTGTGATCCAAATCAGGAAATTCTGATGCAGGAAATTTCCGATGAGGTGGTGAAGCTGGTAGCAAAATACGGCGGCCTGATGTGGGGAGAACATGGTAAAGGTTACCGCTCAGAATATGGTCCTGAATTCTTTGGTGACGGGCTTTTCACGGAGCTAAGGCGGATTAAGGCGGCATTTGACCCAAATAATAAAATGAATCCGGGGAAGATCTGTACGCCGCTCGGAAGCGATTTTGAACTGGTTAAAGTTTCAGATGTGAAACGCGGTTATTTTGATCGTCAGATTGATGTGGAAGTCCGCGACAGTTTTAAGCAGGCGATGGAATGTAACGGAAATGGTCTGTGTTTCAACTATGACGCCAGTTCTCCGATGTGCCCGTCGATGAAAGTGACTGCTGACCGGCGTCATTCTCCTAAAGGTCGGGCAGGTCTGGTTCGTGAATGGCTGCGTCAACTGACGGAGCAGGGGATTGATATTCTGGATATAGAGCATCAGACACTGAGTTCGGCTTTACCTGTGAAGGCTTTGATTGACCGGATTCGCCATACATGGAATAAAAAACATGAGTATGATTTTTCTCATGAAGTGTATGAAGCGATGAATGGTTGTCTGGCTTGTAAAGCTTGTGCCAGCCAGTGCCCGATTAAAGTCGATGTGCCCAGTTTCCGGGCTCGTTTTCTGAATTTGTACCACACGCGTTATCAGCGCCCGGCAAAAGATTATCTGGTTGCTAACATTGAGACGATGTTGCCTGTGATGGCTAAAATGCCGGTTATCGTCAATGGGATACTGGCACAGAAATGGACGCAAAGTCTGACTCAATCGCTTCTGGGATATATCGACACACCACTGCTCAGTGTTCCGACACTTGCAAAAAGAGTGACAAAGAAAGCTTTGATTCCGTTTAGTCTGGAAGGCTTGGCTGAAGTTCCGGCAGCACAAAAGCAAAAATATGTCATTATTGTTCAGGATCCTTTTACATCATATTACGATGCGGGTGTGGTTGACGATTTCATTTCACTGGTCGTGAAGCTGGGGATGCATCCGGTGTTGTTGCCATTTAAACCGAATGGTAAAGCTCAGCATATCAAAGGCTTTTTGAAGCAGTTTTCATCCACTGCAAAATCAACCGCTTCATTTTTGAAAGCAGTTGCTTCACTGAATATTCCGATGGTAGGTGTAGACCCGGCGACAGTGCTGTGCTATCGCGATGAATATCAGGAAATGCTGGGTGATGAGAGAGGGGACTTTGATGTGCTGTCGGTGCATGAATGGTTACTTCCAAGGTTGTCTGATACAGACTTTTCTGAAGTGGTTGCGGATGAATCTCCCTGGTACTTGTTTGCTCATTGTACCGAAAAAACGAAATTGCCCAATTCTGAAAAAGAGTGGTGTGAAATTTTTGAGCACTTTGGTGCCCGTCTAAAACCGGTTTCTGTTGGCTGTTGCGGTATGGCAGGGACATTTGGTCATGAAGCGGATAAGTACCAGATGTCGGAAGACATTTATGCATTAAGCTGGCGCGGAAACCTCGCCCAACTGCCGGCGGAACGCTGTCTGATCACCGGTTATTCTTGCCGGAGTCAGGTCAAAAGGTTTGAAAAGATTCAACCAAAACATCCGTTACAGGCATTGCTTTCATTATTTTAG